Below is a genomic region from Verrucomicrobiota bacterium.
GGAAGTGAAAACTATGGGCTCTACTTTCTAGAAAGCGGCGACATTGAGGTAGTAAAAGATGGCTCACGTGTTTCCCTTATCCATGAAAGAGGCTCTGTATTTGGAGAAATATCTATTTTACTAGAGACAGTTCCCACAGCCACTGTCCGTGCACTAACTTCTGCTAAGCTTTTCTACACAGACAGGCCTTGCGAATTTTTGAAAGCAAACCCTTCTGTGCACCTATTTGTCTCTTGCTTGCTTGCGGAACGCTTGCGTGCTGTGACATCGTACTTGGTAAATGTAAAGCAGCAGTTTTGTGATAATCAAGACCATACCTCAATGATTGATAGCGTACTTGACGGACTTACCCACAAGCAGA
It encodes:
- a CDS encoding cyclic nucleotide-binding domain-containing protein, whose translation is MHPSILASALESITKLECKRFSQGDAILEEGSENYGLYFLESGDIEVVKDGSRVSLIHERGSVFGEISILLETVPTATVRALTSAKLFYTDRPCEFLKANPSVHLFVSCLLAERLRAVTSYLVNVKQQFCDNQDHTSMIDSVLDGLTHKQTWDQ